In the genome of Dermacentor variabilis isolate Ectoservices chromosome 5, ASM5094787v1, whole genome shotgun sequence, one region contains:
- the LOC142582487 gene encoding isatin hydrolase-like isoform X2 — protein sequence MGPKLVDLSYVFDKNTVYPSPAANFSLDVRYRKTKHGVRYQEENLCSSTQGGTHVIAPRHLLKGRWSVTDLPLNRLVVPGAVIDIAIQVLRSRDYRLRITDVMRWEDIHGRLPQGCVLFVRTGWSRYWPSWYKYHGHPAAAGNGTLSYLPFDTRPHHPGVHPDTATWLVSKRKVYGVGIDAPSLDYGPSKDLGAQHILLAANIYGLVNVANLQELPSVGSTLFVFPMKIRGAGAAPVRILAVVP from the exons ATGGGGCCAAAGCTGGTCGACCTGTCATACGTGTTCGACAAGAACACCGTCTACCCGTCCCCGGCGGCGAACTTCTCGCTGGATGTCCGCTACCGAAAGACCAAGCACGGAGTCCG GTACCAGGAGGAAAACTTGTGCTCATCGACGCAAGGTGGCACGCACGTGATCGCGCCCCGGCATCTGCTCAAGGGCCGCTGGTCCGTGACCGACCTGCCGCTCAACCGGCTCGTGGTGCCCGGCGCGGTCATCGACATCGCCATCCAGGTTTTGCGCAGCCGCGATTACCGGCTGCGCATCACGGACGTCATGCGCTGGGAGGACATCCACGGACGGCTTCCTCAGGGATGCGTGCTCTTCGTGCGCACGGGCTGGTCCCGGTACTGGCCCTCCTGGTACAAGTACCACGGACACCCGGCGGCGGCTGGCAACGGGACGTTGTCCTACCTGCCGTTCGACACAAGGCCGCACCACCCGGGCGTCCACCCGGATACGGCCACGTGGCTAGTGTCCAAGCGGAAAGTGTACGGCGTGGGCATCGACGCCCCGTCCCTGGACTACGGTCCCTCCAAGGATCTCGGAGCGCAGCACATCTTGCTCGCGGCCAACATCTACGGGCTCGTGAATGTGGCCAACCTCCAGGAACTGCCGTCCGTCGGGTCGACGCTGTTCGTCTTTCCCATGAAGATACGAGGAGCCGGAGCCGCTCCCGTTCGAATATTAGCCGTGGTACCTTGA